From the genome of Verrucomicrobiia bacterium:
GCGCGCTGCGGCTGCGCGGGTTCTCCGCCAGTTCGGCGGCGCCCGGCAAAATCGCCTTGCGACTCACCCACCGAACTTCCGGCGGCCGCGCCCGGCGCAACTCGGGGATGTCCACGTCCCCG
Proteins encoded in this window:
- the mraW gene encoding 16S rRNA (cytosine(1402)-N(4))-methyltransferase, whose translation is MDIPELRRARPPEVRWVSRKAILPGAAELAENPRSRSAQLRVMEKI